In the genome of Luteitalea pratensis, the window GCGGTTCGTGGCGGCCATGATGTCGCGCTGCAGCCGCCGCACCATGTCCCGCACGATGTCCTTGCCGCGCACGGCGGCCTGGTCGACCATCGCCTTGAGCTCCCATAGCGGCGTGGCCTGCACCGCCTCCGGGCTGCGTTCCCACGCGTCGAGTATCCAGCGGAGTTGCTCCTCGTCGCCGCGCGCGTAGGCCTTGTTGGCCTCGATCATCAGCGCATGGCGCCGCTCGCGCGCGGCATGGTCGCGCGCGAGGTCGGGGTGAATGGTCTTGGCCACATCGCGGAACAACTTGCGAACGGCATCCGACGTGAACCGGGGCGGCTCGGGCCTCGTGTCGTTGGGCGAGTCGGGGCTCGGGCTGACCGCGTCACCGACCTTCTTCGCCAGCTCGCCGAGTTCGGCCTCGGCGATCGCCAGTTCCAGTGCGTCCAGCTGCTCGTGCAGGAGCCCGACCTCCTGGCGATATCGGAGCCTGAATGCCTCGAGCCCGGATCGGGCCGCGTCGACCTCCGTGGTGCGTGTGCCGAGCCGCGTCTCGAGGGCGACGAGACGTGTCCCCAGGCCCTCCAGATGGTCGTCGTCACGTTCGGCGCGGACAAGCGTGGTCACGTCGAAAATCATAGCGAATGATCGGGGGAGCGCCCTCCACCCGTTGTCCTTGACGCCGGGGCGTGAGGACGCGACGATCGAGCCGATCATGAGTTCGAGGACCTTCAGCGCCACGATTGTTCGAGACGGGTCGGCCTGCTTCATTCCCCTGGCCTTCGATCCCCCGACCGCGTTCGGCAGGGTGCGCGCGCCCGTCAAGGTCACGCTCAACGGCGGCTATTCATTCCGCAGCACGATTGCGGCGATGGGTGGCCCGCCTTGCATTCCGCTGCGCCGGAGCCATCGCGAGGCAGCGGGACTTGCCGGTGGCGAGACGATCGAGATCCGCGTGGAACTCGACACCGAGGCGCGCGTGGTCACGCGGCCGTCGGTTGAAACGGACCATTTCATGCGTGATTGCAGGACGAAAGGCGAGACGCCCCTGCGCCGCGCGGCGGCCTTCGGTTCGGACGCCACTGTCGGGATGCTCCTGGACGCCGGCGCCCGGCTCGATGCCCTCGACATGAACGGCGATTCCCCACTCAGCTGGGCCAGTTGGTACACGCGGCCGCGGTCCATCATCAGGATGCTTTGCTACGGCGGGTTTCACGCCAATCAGGGGCTACGGCCTACGGCCTATGGCCTATGGCCTACCGCCTGCAGGCCGCAGGCTGCAGGCTGCAGGCTGCAGCCCGGTTTGGCCGGCTTGGAGGTGCGACGATGAAGTCCTTGGATCTGATCGCTGTCTCGACATTCCGGTCAACCGCAGATGCGCGGATGGCAAAAGGCATCCTGGATGAAGCCGGGATCGAGTCCATGATTCGGTCGGACAACGCCGGTGGCATGTATCCAGCGATCGCAGGCGCTGACTTGCTTGTCAGGGCCGAGGATGGGGAAAGGGCAGCCCACGCCCTTCAGCGGCGGCATCATCGGTCACAGCGCCAGTAGTGCTCGAAACACGGGGCTGGACGGGTCGTATGCCGTCTGGTGGGCGGTAGCAGAGCTCAGCAGCAGGGTGTACAGTGCTGACGACTTCCGGGCACGACGCGAGCGATCCAGTCCCAGGGGTGTCGAGACCCGACGCCGGCTGGGTGTGTCGTCGCGCCGGCACACTCGCTCAGCTTGCCTCGACCGCCATTCTCCGGTCGTGTTCAAGATGGCGCCGGAAGGCGCCTGCAGCAGGAGACCACATGAGACTCACCACTCGTTCACTGGCGTTGACAATTGCGTGCCTCGGGTTGTCATCCATTCTCGTCCGCCCAGCCCTCGCACAGGGTGACCCGCAGGTGGGTGTCTGGAAGCTGAATGTCGCGAAGTCGAAGTACACCCCGGGACCTGTGCCCAAGAGCGGCACCACGAAGATCGAAGCCGCCGGGGCCGGCGTCAAGGTGACCGTCGACCAGGCGCTGCCCGACGGCACTGCGCGACACTTCGAGTTCACCGCGAACTACGACGGCAAGGACAGCCCGGTGATTGGCAACCCGGACGCGGACACGGTCGCCCGCACACGCGTCAATGCGAACACCGTGCAGACCGTCAACAAGAAGGGCGGCAAGGTCACGACCACTCAGACATCGGAGGTGTCGGCTGACGGGAAGACGAGGACGGTCACGACCAAGGGTGTCAACGCGAGTGGGGAGAAGGTGAACAACGTCGCGGTGTACGACAAGCAGTAGCGTCGCCACATGGCACTGCGTGCGGCCTCGCGGGCCGCACGCCGCATGCATGCACGGCCGCGCATCACGTCAGTCAGACGGTGGAATCATGTTCAGCGCGATGGAAAGCACGGTCGGATGACGACGGGCGACCGCGACTACAGGCTGTCCAGCATCGACATGCTGCGTGGCCTCGTGATCGTGATCATGGCCATCGACCACGTGCGCGACTTCTTCATGGTCGCCGCCGAGGTCGATCCGATGGCCAATCCTGACATCGGCGCGGCCCTGTTCTTCACTCGCTGGATCACGCACTATTGCGCGCCCGTGTTCGTGTTCCTCGCTGGTACGAGCGCCGGGCTGATGACGGCACGACGGACGCCGTCTGCGATGGGCGCGTTCCTGCTCACGCGCGGCGTGTGGCTGATCCTGATCGAGTGCTCGGTCATCGCCCTGGCGTGGAGCTTCGCCCCGCATGGCGTTGCTCAGGCCGGCGGGGCGATCGTGGTGCCCCTCGGCGTCATCTGGGTCATCGGCGTCAGCATGGTGGTCCTGGCAGGCGCGCAGCGGTTCGGGCAGCGTGCGTGCTTCGTCATCGGCGTGGCGATGATCCTCGGACACAACCTGCTCGATCCGATCTGGCCCGTCACCAGCGGCGTGTTCGATGTCGGCCGGCCGCTGTGGGTGGCCCTGCACGCGCAGATGGCCATTGCCGCCGGGCCTGTGCTCATCGGCGTGGTATATCCCCTCGTGCCCTGGCCAGGCGTGATGTTGCTCGGTTACGGGACGGCGCTCGTGTTCCAGGAATCGCCGGAGAGGCGGGACGGGCGGCTCATCGCCTGGGGGACGGTGGCGACCGCGGCGTTTGTCGCCCTGCGCCTGGCGGGCATCTACGGCGACCCCAATCCATGGCGCGTGCAGGCCACGGCGCTGGGTACGATCATCGACTTCCTGAACGTCACGAAGTACCCGCCGAGCCTGTTGTTCCTGCTGATGACGCTCGGGCCCGCCGCGGTGCTATGCGCGGTTGCCGGGCGCGCGGTGGATGCCGTCAGGCAGCCGCTCGTCGTGTTCGGCCGCGTGCCGTTCGCGTTCTACGTGGCCCACCTGTACCTGGCACACGCACTGGCCGTCGCGTTCGGGGTGAGCCTGGGCTTCAGTGCCCGTCAGTTCCTCACTTTCAGTTTCTTCTTCCCTCAGGGATACGGCGTCGGGCTGCCCGGTGTCTATGCGGTGTGGCTGCTCGTGATCGTCGCCCTTTACCCATTCTGTCGATGGGTCGCCGCGGTCAAGGCACGTCGCCGGGATTGGTGGCTCAGTTACCTGTAGTCGCAAGCGACTATCCTGAGGAAACGTCACGGCGTGGGGTACGAGATGTCCGCAGGGAGGAATCAGTCATGTGGATCGCTGTGCCCAAGCACTGGTTCTCGTGGGACTTCACGGTTCGAGACTCCGCGCCGTGGCGGAGGTCAATCTGTCGTCCTGGCGCGAGCGGGGCGCTGTGCTCGCGGCTGGAATCGAGCACAAGGTCTTCCGTCAGGGTTTCCTGGGCCCCTTCGTTCTCGAGCAGGCTGGCTCGGTCGTGGCCTCCGCCGAGAAGTCCAGTGCCTTCCGAAAGACAGTCCAGATCGAACACCACGGCCGCCACTACACACTCAAGCCGCGGTCCTGCTGGCGTCGGGAGATGGTGTTGTACGAGGGCGACCGGGAGCTCGGATCCATAGCTCCGAGCAACTGGCTGGTCAGGGACGCTCGGGTCAGCCTGCCCGACGACCTGTCCATGGCCCTGCGCCTGTTCGTAGTCTGGCTGACACTGCTGCTCTGGAAGCGCGACTCGGATGCTGGCGCCGCGGCTGCGGCCGGCTGACCACCGCTTGATGCAACGGCACGTGGAAACAGTTGAATGAGGCGTCTCATCTACTTCGTGGCCTGCACGGCCGACGGATTCATCGCTCGGGAGGACGGCAGCTTCGACGTCGTCCCGATGACTGGCGAGCACCTGCCGTTCATCGCGCAGGAGTATCCAGAGACGATCCCGGGACACCTCTCGCAGGCCCTCGGCGTGCACGATCAGCACCGCCACTTCGATTCGGTCGTCATGGGTCGTCACACCTACGAGGTTGGCGCGGCCATTGGCGTCGCCAGTCCGTATCCTCACCTTCAGCAGTTCGTCATCTCGAGCACGATGGAGCAGAGCCCTCACGCGGATGTGCAACTCGTGAAGGATGATCCCGTGGCGCTGGTGCGGCGCCTGAAACAGCAGTCCGGGCTGGGCATCTGGTTGTGTGGCGGCGCCAACCTCGCCGGCGCACTCTACGACGAGATTGATGAACTCGTCCTGAAGGTGAATCCGGTCGTGATCGGAACCGGGATACCCCTGTTCCGCGGTGCGCGGGGCCCGATGCAGCTGGAACTGACCGACCACCGGACGTTCGTAGGCGGGGTGGCGGTGCACAGTTATCGCGTATGCCGATAGTCCCGGGGCGACTCACCGCACCTGCTCCCACGCACGGCCCGTGTCCAGCGGAATGCCCGTGGGACGAACGCAACGCCGGCGATGACGGGCCTGCGACCCTTCCGCGTTATCCTGCCGGGACCGATGCCCAATAACTGGCGCAGGCGCCACTGGTTGCTCCTGGCCGCGACGATGGCTGCCGCCGTGCCGGTGGCCTTTGGTTGCATCCGTGCCGTCACGACTGGTGACGATGTCCGTTACCTCTGGATGGCGGGCGCGGCCATCCTCGGGTCGATGGTGTTCGTGCCGCGCAGGCGCAGTGCAGCGCGTACCCCGAATGTCCTGCTCCGTGGGTTGAGCGCCGTTGCCTGCGGAGTGGTGTGTGCCGCGGCGATGGCCGTCCTCCAGGGGGCGAGGTCGGTGCCAAGCGTCGCGATCGTCGCCCTGGCGTTCGGTCTGTGCACGGGTACGAGCGCGGTCTTCGCGATGCTCGCACGCGAGGCCCGGCATCAGGGAATGAGCTAGGTCTTGGCCCGTTCCTGAGCGATGCTCTCGAAGTAGCCCTTGTACCTCTCGCGCAGCACGTTCTTCTGGTACTTCCCGACGCCGGTCCTGGGCAGGCTGTCAACGAGCACCACGCCATCAGGGAGCCACCACCGCGCCACGCGTCGGTCGAGGTGCGCGCGGACGTCGTGAAGTGTCGGCTGGCAGCCCGGTACCGGCACGACAACGGCGAGCGGGCGCTCACCCCAACGCTCGTGTGGCACCGCGATCACGACCACTTCGGCGATCCCCGGATGCTCGATCAGCGCACCTTCGAGGGTGACGCTGCTGATCCACTCGCCGCCCGACTTCACGAGGTCCTTGGCGCGGTCGCAGATCGTCAGGCAGCCCGTGGCCCCGATGGTCACGATGTCGCCGGTACGAAACCATCCGTCGTCGGTCCAGCGGTCCTTCGCCTCGTCGCCCGGGTAGTACGCGGCGGCGACCCAGGGGCCACGGACCTCCAGTTCTCCCATGGCCACGTCGTCGCACGGCACCAGACTGCCGTCGTCGGCGCGCGCGCGTACCTCGACGAACGGGGCGGGACGTCCCTGCTTCGCCCGCCAGGCGAACTGCGCATCCCCTGGCGCGTCGGCCAGTTCGCTCGGGAGCCGGTTGATCGACCCGAGAGGCGCCGTCTCGGTCATGCCCCAGGCGTGCACGACGCGGATACCGTGGCGGCCATCGAACGCCCGGATGGTGGCCTCCGGAATGGCAGCGCCGCCGACGAGCAGAATGCGCAGCGCCGACAGGTCGTGGCCCGGGTGCGCGTCCAGGTGTTGCAGGAGCGCGTGCGCGATGGTCGGGACGCCTAAGGCATGCGTCACGCGTTCGGTCTCGAGCAGCGCGACGATGCTGGCCGCATCGAGGTACGGCCCGGGCAGCACCTGGGCGGCGCCAACCAGCGCGCAGGCGAACGGCAATCCCCAGGCGTTG includes:
- a CDS encoding DUF1905 domain-containing protein, translated to MSSRTFSATIVRDGSACFIPLAFDPPTAFGRVRAPVKVTLNGGYSFRSTIAAMGGPPCIPLRRSHREAAGLAGGETIEIRVELDTEARVVTRPSVETDHFMRDCRTKGETPLRRAAAFGSDATVGMLLDAGARLDALDMNGDSPLSWASWYTRPRSIIRMLCYGGFHANQGLRPTAYGLWPTACRPQAAGCRLQPGLAGLEVRR
- a CDS encoding putative signal transducing protein — encoded protein: MAKGILDEAGIESMIRSDNAGGMYPAIAGADLLVRAEDGERAAHALQRRHHRSQRQ
- a CDS encoding DUF1624 domain-containing protein is translated as MTTGDRDYRLSSIDMLRGLVIVIMAIDHVRDFFMVAAEVDPMANPDIGAALFFTRWITHYCAPVFVFLAGTSAGLMTARRTPSAMGAFLLTRGVWLILIECSVIALAWSFAPHGVAQAGGAIVVPLGVIWVIGVSMVVLAGAQRFGQRACFVIGVAMILGHNLLDPIWPVTSGVFDVGRPLWVALHAQMAIAAGPVLIGVVYPLVPWPGVMLLGYGTALVFQESPERRDGRLIAWGTVATAAFVALRLAGIYGDPNPWRVQATALGTIIDFLNVTKYPPSLLFLLMTLGPAAVLCAVAGRAVDAVRQPLVVFGRVPFAFYVAHLYLAHALAVAFGVSLGFSARQFLTFSFFFPQGYGVGLPGVYAVWLLVIVALYPFCRWVAAVKARRRDWWLSYL
- a CDS encoding dihydrofolate reductase family protein; its protein translation is MRRLIYFVACTADGFIAREDGSFDVVPMTGEHLPFIAQEYPETIPGHLSQALGVHDQHRHFDSVVMGRHTYEVGAAIGVASPYPHLQQFVISSTMEQSPHADVQLVKDDPVALVRRLKQQSGLGIWLCGGANLAGALYDEIDELVLKVNPVVIGTGIPLFRGARGPMQLELTDHRTFVGGVAVHSYRVCR
- a CDS encoding long-chain fatty acid--CoA ligase; translated protein: MRGLMMGMPLSIPALLRRAESIFPHKAIIGRLPDRSVSHSTYRECLVGARRLAAAMRSLGVRQGDRVATFCWNHERHLHAYYGIPASGAILHTLNIRLHPDELAYIINHADDSVVIVDKVLWPLFEPVRQRIGDRRIVVISDDADVPPGTQRYDDLLAAQDAVDGFDDVDEQSAAVMCYTSGTTGRSKGVLYSHRSLVLHSLAAALPDMMNLAESSRVLGVVPMFHANAWGLPFACALVGAAQVLPGPYLDAASIVALLETERVTHALGVPTIAHALLQHLDAHPGHDLSALRILLVGGAAIPEATIRAFDGRHGIRVVHAWGMTETAPLGSINRLPSELADAPGDAQFAWRAKQGRPAPFVEVRARADDGSLVPCDDVAMGELEVRGPWVAAAYYPGDEAKDRWTDDGWFRTGDIVTIGATGCLTICDRAKDLVKSGGEWISSVTLEGALIEHPGIAEVVVIAVPHERWGERPLAVVVPVPGCQPTLHDVRAHLDRRVARWWLPDGVVLVDSLPRTGVGKYQKNVLRERYKGYFESIAQERAKT